Proteins from one candidate division KSB1 bacterium genomic window:
- a CDS encoding ThuA domain-containing protein, protein MIRTIILGMALLYFCRPLLSDSLSVLLITGRNNHDWQSTTPVLEKLYNDHPRFTIDKTLRSDDLNHRQLSQYHVVLSTWSAWPDVNGRQWGREAEQALLDFVRRGNGFVLFHSAGATFHDWPEYQQLIGAIWDKGKTGHGKRHCFKVCINRSGHPVTAGMSGFWIYDAN, encoded by the coding sequence ATGATTCGAACAATAATTCTTGGCATGGCTTTATTATACTTTTGCCGTCCGCTTTTATCCGATTCATTAAGCGTGCTGCTGATAACCGGACGCAACAACCACGACTGGCAGTCGACAACACCGGTTCTTGAAAAACTCTACAACGACCATCCCCGATTCACAATCGACAAAACCCTGCGTTCTGATGACCTGAATCACCGGCAATTGTCACAGTATCATGTTGTGCTAAGCACCTGGTCAGCCTGGCCGGATGTAAACGGACGGCAGTGGGGTCGTGAGGCGGAACAGGCGCTGCTTGATTTTGTGCGCCGTGGTAATGGTTTTGTGCTCTTTCATTCCGCCGGTGCTACATTTCATGACTGGCCGGAGTATCAGCAGCTAATCGGGGCCATCTGGGATAAAGGCAAAACCGGTCACGGCAAGCGCCACTGCTTCAAAGTCTGTATCAACCGGTCCGGCCATCCGGTGACTGCCGGTATGAGCGGTTTTTGGATTTATGATGCAAATTAG
- a CDS encoding fucose isomerase produces MKNIPEVKLGLVAVSRDCFPIELSRKRRKAVLKACEDKIEVTEIETIIESEADVPAALKEINEKNVNALAVYLGNFGPEGPTTLLIQKFDGPAMLAAAAEESQNDLIQGRGDAYCGMLNASYSTGLRSLNPYIPEYPVGDAQTVADMMNDFLPVARIVLGLAKLKVFSFGPRPQDFLACNAPIKPLFDLGIEIMENSELDLYDIVQEAKGDSQIKAIASDMSKELGTGNNYPDLIEKLAQYEVALRKFMHDNLGVSSYAVFANKCWPAFEKYFGHVPCFINGRLAREGIPVACEVDIYGALSEYMVICATQNPPAILDINNSVPADMYEANQKAMKDYKLSDLFMGFHCGNASSSCMKDPEMKYQLIMNRLMEDGSQPDITRGTLEGQLLPGDATIFRLQSTASTALKSYVAQGEILDIDPQSFGSIGVFAIPEMGRFYRHVLIEKRFPHHTAVAFGHAGQALFAAVKMMGVQDVSFNLPASVYYPTENPFG; encoded by the coding sequence ATGAAGAATATTCCAGAGGTGAAACTGGGCCTTGTGGCGGTCAGCCGGGATTGTTTCCCGATTGAACTGTCCCGGAAACGCCGAAAGGCTGTGCTCAAAGCCTGTGAAGATAAAATCGAGGTCACGGAAATTGAGACGATCATTGAAAGCGAAGCAGATGTACCTGCGGCGTTAAAGGAAATCAATGAAAAAAATGTGAACGCACTTGCTGTGTATCTCGGGAATTTTGGTCCTGAAGGACCGACGACCCTGCTGATACAAAAGTTTGATGGTCCCGCTATGCTGGCGGCGGCAGCCGAGGAATCGCAAAATGACCTGATTCAGGGCCGCGGTGATGCCTATTGCGGCATGCTAAATGCATCCTACAGCACCGGTTTGCGCAGCCTGAATCCGTATATCCCGGAGTATCCGGTCGGCGACGCTCAGACGGTGGCCGATATGATGAATGATTTTCTCCCGGTTGCCCGTATCGTGCTCGGATTGGCAAAGTTGAAAGTGTTTTCATTCGGTCCGCGTCCCCAGGATTTTCTGGCCTGTAATGCGCCCATTAAACCGCTCTTTGATCTCGGTATCGAGATTATGGAAAACAGCGAGCTGGATCTGTACGATATTGTACAGGAAGCCAAAGGTGATTCACAAATCAAGGCTATTGCTTCTGATATGTCCAAAGAACTGGGCACCGGCAACAATTATCCGGACCTGATTGAAAAACTGGCCCAGTATGAGGTGGCGCTGCGTAAATTTATGCATGACAATCTGGGCGTTTCTTCGTATGCTGTTTTCGCCAACAAATGCTGGCCGGCGTTTGAAAAGTATTTCGGGCATGTTCCCTGTTTTATCAACGGACGTCTGGCCCGGGAAGGAATACCGGTGGCCTGTGAAGTGGATATCTATGGTGCACTGAGCGAATACATGGTCATTTGTGCCACGCAAAATCCACCGGCCATCCTGGATATCAATAATTCAGTTCCTGCCGATATGTACGAGGCCAATCAAAAGGCAATGAAAGATTATAAACTGTCGGATTTGTTTATGGGCTTTCACTGCGGCAATGCGTCTTCTTCCTGTATGAAAGATCCAGAGATGAAGTATCAATTGATTATGAACCGGCTCATGGAAGACGGGTCTCAACCGGACATTACCCGCGGCACTCTGGAAGGACAGCTGCTGCCGGGAGACGCAACGATTTTCCGGCTACAGTCCACGGCCTCCACGGCGTTGAAATCCTATGTGGCGCAGGGAGAGATTCTTGATATAGATCCCCAATCGTTCGGCAGTATCGGTGTGTTTGCTATCCCGGAAATGGGACGCTTTTATCGGCATGTATTGATCGAAAAACGCTTCCCGCATCATACAGCGGTTGCATTCGGTCATGCCGGACAAGCCCTGTTTGCCGCCGTCAAGATGATGGGCGTTCAGGATGTGTCTTTTAATCTCCCGGCCTCTGTATATTATCCCACTGAAAATCCGTTCGGATAA
- a CDS encoding Hsp20/alpha crystallin family protein: MNLTKYNRNWPSYPRLFDRFFDDFLRETEDSMVWTPRMDVKENKNSYTVMTDLPGLEKKDIDVSIQDNVLTVKGERRQVETNKDENSHFEERYYGTFQRSVTLPGKVDDKKVKAEYTEGVLKLTLPKAEEAKSKQIEIQ, encoded by the coding sequence ATGAACCTGACAAAATATAATCGCAATTGGCCCAGTTACCCGAGACTGTTTGATCGTTTTTTTGATGATTTCCTGAGAGAAACCGAGGATTCCATGGTATGGACGCCAAGGATGGACGTCAAAGAAAATAAAAACAGTTACACGGTAATGACGGATTTGCCCGGACTGGAGAAAAAGGACATTGATGTCTCCATTCAGGATAATGTTCTGACTGTGAAAGGCGAGAGACGACAAGTGGAAACGAATAAAGATGAAAACTCTCACTTTGAAGAACGCTACTATGGTACATTTCAGCGGTCTGTAACCTTGCCGGGCAAAGTTGACGACAAAAAAGTCAAGGCTGAATACACAGAAGGCGTCTTAAAGCTGACCTTACCCAAAGCTGAGGAAGCCAAGAGCAAGCAGATTGAAATTCAGTAA
- the leuD gene encoding 3-isopropylmalate dehydratase small subunit, producing the protein MQPFKELKSKYVVIPSNDIDTDQIMPARFLKVTDKNGLGDNVFYDWRYENDGTPKSDFILNQPQAKQTGILVAGDNFGCGSSREHAPWGLVGYGFRAVISTSFADIFKNNALKNGLLPVEVDAVTLKKLFESAENGIGPELKIDLKEQTVVCPDGTSQQFPIDTFSKNCMLEGIDQLGYLMQQMPATEKYEQLHEQRVNTLA; encoded by the coding sequence ATGCAACCCTTTAAAGAATTGAAAAGCAAATATGTGGTTATTCCCTCCAATGATATCGATACGGATCAGATTATGCCGGCGCGTTTCCTCAAAGTCACGGATAAAAACGGATTGGGAGATAATGTGTTTTACGATTGGCGGTACGAAAACGATGGTACGCCCAAATCTGATTTTATTCTGAATCAACCGCAAGCCAAACAAACCGGGATTCTGGTGGCCGGAGACAATTTCGGCTGCGGCTCCAGCCGTGAGCATGCGCCCTGGGGATTGGTCGGCTATGGATTCCGGGCGGTCATCAGCACCAGTTTTGCAGATATTTTCAAAAACAATGCGTTGAAAAACGGTCTGCTTCCGGTAGAAGTGGATGCGGTGACTTTGAAGAAACTGTTTGAATCCGCTGAAAACGGCATTGGTCCGGAGTTAAAGATTGATCTCAAAGAACAGACCGTGGTTTGTCCGGACGGCACATCACAGCAATTCCCCATCGATACTTTTTCCAAAAATTGTATGCTGGAGGGTATTGATCAACTCGGATATTTGATGCAACAGATGCCGGCCACTGAGAAATATGAGCAACTGCATGAACAGCGTGTGAACACGCTGGCCTAG
- a CDS encoding sulfite exporter TauE/SafE family protein has protein sequence MTELYKCLALAGAGILAGFINVMAGGGSAFTMPILIFAGLDPITANGTNRVAIFLQNASAIRSFVNEKDYDFRQGFIWSLWTLPGAIAGAIIAVHIDENVFKTILAGVIILVIASLFIRVDHNATRKNRHYEWLMIPALLGIGFYGGFLQAGVGFLFMAAYRSILKMDLIQVNMNKIFIILIYTLPALIVFIVSGHVHILYALSLAAGTMTGAWWSAKLSIKKGDRLIRIVLLVAACIMALKLLNIF, from the coding sequence ATGACCGAACTGTACAAATGCCTGGCGCTGGCCGGAGCCGGTATACTCGCCGGATTTATCAATGTGATGGCCGGCGGCGGTTCTGCGTTTACAATGCCGATCCTGATTTTCGCCGGTCTGGACCCGATCACTGCGAACGGCACCAACCGGGTGGCTATTTTTCTGCAGAACGCATCCGCAATCCGGTCTTTTGTCAATGAAAAAGACTATGATTTCCGCCAGGGCTTTATCTGGTCGCTTTGGACCCTGCCCGGCGCGATCGCCGGAGCGATTATCGCTGTCCATATTGACGAAAACGTGTTCAAGACGATATTGGCCGGCGTCATTATTCTTGTCATCGCCAGCCTGTTCATTCGGGTCGATCACAATGCAACTCGCAAAAACCGACACTATGAGTGGCTAATGATTCCCGCACTCCTGGGTATTGGTTTTTACGGGGGGTTTCTCCAGGCCGGTGTGGGATTTTTATTCATGGCAGCCTACCGCAGCATTCTGAAAATGGACCTAATTCAGGTCAATATGAATAAAATCTTTATCATCCTGATCTATACCCTGCCGGCGTTAATCGTATTCATTGTATCCGGTCACGTCCACATCCTGTACGCTCTATCGCTGGCAGCAGGAACAATGACGGGCGCCTGGTGGTCAGCCAAGCTCTCCATCAAAAAAGGCGACCGGCTCATCCGCATTGTTTTGCTGGTTGCAGCCTGTATTATGGCCTTGAAACTGCTCAATATATTTTAG
- a CDS encoding 6-phosphofructokinase has translation MKIAFVTGGGDCAGINSALARAVLHGAGQYGDTFVGIQKAFEGLAADDISAYAVDLTPQKALEFFDAPSTILGSSRFAPYNNASSGAAADKIKENLKKIGVDAIMATGGNDTVLSALGAHESGVQVIAVPKSIDNDISGTDWMLGAHTAIDAAARAFKSASVSAKTHSRISINEVMGRKAGWLAFFSGTASGADFILVPEKTFQLQSLIQDVKQRFDQQGYVNIVASEGMNINPNDPVYKQAVSDNADDLVLKAMLTEKPETDPHGNIKLGGIGMILQRILVGGMNVKMSLVRQSNVGFTLRGLHPNAYDVNLGQRFGRKAVELLHAGESGYMVGVHGMNIRTVPMKEALPQFTLNAMDEDELVSLGVYF, from the coding sequence ATGAAAATAGCATTTGTGACCGGCGGCGGTGATTGTGCCGGAATCAATTCCGCTTTGGCGCGTGCCGTTTTGCATGGAGCCGGTCAATATGGTGATACGTTTGTAGGCATACAAAAGGCATTCGAAGGACTGGCTGCAGATGATATCAGCGCTTATGCCGTGGATTTAACACCGCAAAAAGCGCTGGAATTTTTTGATGCTCCCAGCACCATCCTGGGGTCGTCGAGATTCGCCCCGTATAATAACGCCAGCAGTGGCGCGGCAGCGGATAAAATCAAGGAGAATCTGAAAAAGATCGGTGTGGATGCGATTATGGCAACCGGCGGCAATGATACGGTACTCTCGGCTTTGGGAGCGCATGAATCCGGTGTTCAGGTGATTGCCGTCCCCAAGAGTATTGATAATGATATCAGCGGCACCGACTGGATGCTGGGTGCTCATACGGCCATTGATGCAGCAGCACGCGCGTTTAAGAGCGCGTCTGTGTCCGCCAAAACCCATTCGCGTATCTCGATCAATGAAGTGATGGGGCGCAAGGCCGGATGGCTGGCTTTTTTTTCCGGTACCGCAAGCGGCGCTGATTTTATCCTGGTGCCGGAAAAGACATTTCAGCTGCAGTCATTGATTCAGGATGTAAAACAACGATTTGACCAACAGGGCTATGTCAATATTGTTGCCTCTGAAGGCATGAATATCAATCCGAATGATCCGGTGTATAAACAAGCCGTATCCGACAATGCAGATGACCTGGTGTTGAAAGCCATGCTGACCGAAAAACCGGAAACCGATCCGCACGGCAATATAAAACTGGGCGGTATTGGAATGATTCTGCAGCGCATCCTGGTTGGGGGTATGAATGTCAAGATGAGTCTGGTTCGCCAGTCTAATGTCGGTTTTACGCTGCGCGGACTGCATCCCAATGCTTACGATGTCAATCTGGGTCAACGCTTCGGACGCAAGGCTGTTGAACTGCTGCATGCCGGAGAATCCGGGTATATGGTTGGAGTGCACGGAATGAACATCCGCACGGTTCCGATGAAAGAGGCATTGCCCCAGTTTACACTAAATGCGATGGATGAGGATGAACTCGTATCTTTGGGTGTGTATTTTTAA
- a CDS encoding nucleotide excision repair endonuclease, with amino-acid sequence MREIRCAGLDSQPELYKIDSDTVSHQLKRVFKRISGVLVMDGVGNQLSMLRQLLYHIGVPLQQPVVSLRKIVNFLYPHQTVTTFSDLARILRVSVLEQALPDVRFRLFQEMTQNCWHLLHSRDIRPEETPVLQCKADFTNYNFDAAFIQNLSVRPGVYIMRDRSGNVIYVGKSKCLRQRVCSYFADARILDEKQQRIRDLVFDIEIRETGNELSALLLEQQIDRVLSSADQSADEAEYATSTVPGTLSAVYPAPVNKKPGADFRCKSGSSGH; translated from the coding sequence GTGCGGGAAATACGCTGCGCCGGTCTGGATTCTCAGCCTGAGCTCTATAAGATTGATTCGGATACTGTATCGCATCAACTAAAACGTGTGTTCAAACGGATCAGCGGCGTACTGGTAATGGACGGTGTTGGAAATCAGCTCTCTATGTTGCGACAGCTGCTCTATCACATCGGTGTACCTTTGCAGCAGCCTGTTGTGAGTTTGCGGAAAATTGTCAACTTTCTTTATCCGCATCAAACGGTGACGACATTCTCTGATTTGGCCCGAATTTTGAGGGTTTCGGTGCTGGAACAGGCCCTTCCGGACGTCCGATTCCGTCTGTTTCAGGAAATGACGCAAAATTGCTGGCACCTCTTACACAGCCGGGATATACGGCCGGAGGAGACGCCGGTTTTGCAGTGCAAAGCCGATTTTACGAATTATAATTTCGATGCCGCTTTTATTCAGAATCTTTCAGTCCGCCCCGGCGTTTATATAATGCGGGATCGCAGCGGCAATGTGATTTATGTGGGAAAGTCGAAATGTCTGCGGCAAAGAGTTTGTTCTTATTTTGCGGATGCCCGTATACTTGATGAAAAACAACAACGCATTCGTGATTTGGTTTTTGATATTGAAATTCGGGAAACCGGCAATGAACTGTCGGCGCTTTTACTGGAACAGCAAATTGATCGAGTTCTATCATCCGCTGATCAATCAGCAGATGAGGCTGAATACGCGACCTCAACGGTCCCGGGAACGCTATCCGCGGTTTATCCTGCTCCCGTCAACAAAAAACCGGGTGCAGATTTTCGCTGTAAATCCGGGTCATCAGGTCATTGA
- a CDS encoding STAS domain-containing protein → MAIKESMKGGVSVLELKGKMMGGPETAEVHKRVKDLATNGVKKVVIDLGGVSWMNSTGLGALMSSLTTMRNAGGDAKIARATEKVKSLFIVTKLITIFEAFDSVEEAIDAYKE, encoded by the coding sequence ATGGCGATTAAAGAAAGCATGAAGGGAGGCGTTTCCGTCCTTGAATTGAAAGGAAAGATGATGGGAGGTCCGGAAACAGCCGAAGTTCACAAGCGCGTTAAAGATTTGGCCACAAATGGCGTTAAAAAAGTTGTCATCGACCTGGGCGGTGTGTCCTGGATGAACAGTACAGGCCTGGGTGCCTTGATGAGCTCGCTGACAACCATGCGCAATGCCGGTGGCGACGCAAAAATCGCTCGTGCAACTGAAAAAGTAAAAAGTCTGTTTATTGTAACCAAGCTTATCACCATATTTGAAGCGTTTGACAGCGTAGAAGAAGCGATCGACGCGTACAAGGAATAA
- a CDS encoding FlgD immunoglobulin-like domain containing protein, with amino-acid sequence MKVKWLFLCLGILWLPGMASADFPRMYDVIMLTGDDFPRFLQQPLEEIKAWSYSSATDTWSAATLQIDQLDDGTSYFSSKNGLLDPADEVLIAAQELGDQADITGWPQAGVTQRHELAVTDPHSGSVGYLYFFQTLDLAASEEQWVSVRNDTVYGRTYTMAHDSLLASGLPAMLKIGESNVDFMDKWRFQLKITKIEATFEGIPINLSQDFYVTESIDKSYTIKQSGITIGSIHIKAFQDGSPQLISGPLRVTRKIRITVEFSGLMESEAQLPLTIQYYPYNTEFAPDFSLEFPDIDKLKGPYLEFSKAFNDAALQMRFHGYHYDLKFTDETDDHIINDNNLDIFDHEINEAEWDNPDSLWYGFSGHSSSLVDQVSSLHMFFPAKEYLKYDDGRSPVLFYFDKKVNGDYGYEDYQVFGVNGLRIQDWEVEKNDSLNLGGRFLDYYFPENKTTGELESLYEQQRLALQSVVTFQEYDRIPPAFVQDLNVNSVTDTSAVLEWTAPGDDGQSGGPVSRYEICVNDQAPTASQMGPNEMDYYWYTLADKLSYTGSAGAGETELFEAPGLQSGVTFYFRIRAVDDDNNWSGISNTAWQATTPVELAALSARVTDARVVLSWSTQSETNNLGFAVQRRKFGQTDSDWQTLRFVNGRGTTSKTVHYEFIDKVTTGHYEYRLKQTDTDGAFSYSSILRVEVSAPKAFALQQNYPNPFNPETVIRYELPARVTGPVTLVIHDMLGRMIKVVREPAQAGYHRFVWDGTDASGTQVSSGVYLYTLKAGSFVKTCKMVKLQ; translated from the coding sequence ATGAAAGTAAAATGGCTTTTTTTATGCCTGGGTATCTTGTGGCTGCCCGGTATGGCATCTGCGGATTTTCCGCGCATGTACGATGTGATTATGCTGACGGGCGATGATTTTCCCCGGTTTTTACAACAACCATTGGAGGAGATCAAAGCTTGGTCCTATTCATCAGCTACAGACACCTGGTCCGCAGCGACTTTGCAAATTGATCAACTTGACGACGGTACGTCCTATTTCAGCAGCAAAAACGGCTTGCTGGATCCTGCGGATGAGGTGCTGATCGCTGCTCAGGAACTGGGGGACCAGGCCGACATAACAGGCTGGCCGCAAGCCGGTGTAACTCAGCGCCATGAACTGGCGGTGACGGATCCGCATTCCGGTTCTGTCGGGTATCTTTACTTTTTTCAAACTTTGGATCTCGCGGCGAGTGAAGAACAATGGGTTTCAGTCCGCAATGATACCGTGTATGGCAGAACCTATACGATGGCGCATGACAGTCTGCTCGCAAGCGGACTGCCCGCGATGCTGAAAATCGGCGAGTCCAATGTGGACTTTATGGATAAATGGCGGTTTCAGCTTAAAATCACCAAAATTGAAGCGACATTTGAGGGTATACCGATTAATTTGAGCCAGGATTTTTATGTCACCGAGTCCATTGACAAGTCTTACACGATCAAACAAAGCGGCATCACCATCGGTTCGATTCACATCAAAGCCTTCCAGGACGGTTCTCCTCAGCTGATCAGCGGCCCCTTGCGGGTGACTCGTAAAATACGCATCACCGTTGAATTCAGCGGCCTGATGGAGAGTGAAGCGCAATTGCCGTTGACTATACAATATTATCCCTATAATACTGAATTTGCGCCGGATTTCAGTCTGGAATTTCCTGATATTGACAAGCTGAAAGGTCCGTACCTGGAATTTTCCAAAGCATTCAACGACGCAGCCCTGCAGATGCGGTTCCACGGATACCATTATGATTTAAAATTTACGGATGAAACCGACGATCATATTATCAATGACAATAATCTGGATATCTTTGATCACGAGATAAATGAAGCCGAGTGGGATAATCCGGATTCGCTCTGGTACGGATTCAGCGGTCATAGTTCCAGCCTGGTTGATCAGGTATCGTCTCTGCATATGTTCTTTCCCGCTAAAGAGTATTTGAAATACGATGACGGACGTTCGCCGGTTCTGTTTTATTTCGATAAAAAGGTGAACGGCGATTATGGCTATGAAGACTATCAGGTGTTTGGCGTCAACGGTCTGCGCATTCAGGACTGGGAAGTGGAAAAAAATGACTCTTTGAATTTAGGCGGTCGTTTTCTCGATTATTATTTTCCCGAAAACAAAACAACCGGCGAATTAGAGTCGCTTTACGAACAACAGAGGCTGGCTTTACAATCGGTTGTCACTTTTCAGGAATATGACAGGATTCCGCCTGCTTTTGTGCAGGATCTAAACGTTAACTCGGTAACAGATACGTCTGCCGTTCTGGAATGGACTGCTCCGGGTGATGACGGCCAGAGCGGCGGACCCGTGAGCCGTTATGAGATCTGTGTCAATGATCAGGCCCCGACAGCGAGCCAAATGGGGCCGAATGAGATGGACTATTATTGGTACACCCTGGCTGACAAGCTGTCCTATACCGGAAGCGCCGGCGCCGGTGAAACCGAACTGTTTGAGGCGCCCGGACTGCAGTCCGGCGTGACTTTTTACTTTCGGATCCGAGCCGTTGATGATGATAATAATTGGTCGGGAATCTCCAATACAGCCTGGCAGGCAACCACTCCCGTCGAACTTGCCGCATTGTCCGCTCGTGTCACGGATGCCCGGGTTGTACTGAGCTGGTCCACGCAATCGGAGACCAATAATCTCGGATTTGCTGTTCAGAGACGCAAATTCGGTCAGACTGACTCTGACTGGCAGACGCTGCGGTTCGTCAATGGCCGGGGCACCACCAGCAAAACAGTTCACTATGAATTTATCGATAAAGTGACAACCGGACACTATGAGTACCGTCTCAAGCAAACCGATACGGATGGAGCGTTTTCCTATAGTTCAATCCTGCGTGTTGAGGTCTCTGCTCCCAAAGCATTCGCATTGCAACAAAATTATCCGAATCCGTTTAATCCCGAAACGGTTATCCGTTACGAACTGCCGGCTCGGGTAACGGGACCGGTAACCCTGGTGATTCATGATATGCTGGGACGTATGATCAAAGTGGTGCGTGAACCCGCACAGGCGGGTTATCACAGGTTTGTGTGGGACGGAACCGATGCATCCGGTACCCAGGTGAGCTCCGGTGTTTATTTGTATACGTTAAAAGCCGGGTCTTTTGTAAAAACCTGTAAAATGGTTAAATTACAGTAA
- a CDS encoding TPM domain-containing protein, translating to MPMKNIVILFCCLCVLPVFAQDFPDHTGNAVNDFANVIPSRYQEQMESICREVYQKAGVAIVVVTMESIGMNEYTDYAARLYEHWGIGSSDTNEGALIFNVTDVRKVRIEVGYGMEGYLNDARAGDIYREIIRPRLAEGQYGPGFLAGVQTIAALVAQEHNITVTGAQNVQQTTSRSTGRKGSPICFLIGLFVLFSIFRRGGGGGLLPLLLLGGMMGRGTGGFGGGFGGGGGGSFGGGFGGFGGGMSGGGGAGGGY from the coding sequence ATGCCAATGAAAAATATCGTTATACTTTTCTGTTGTCTGTGTGTGCTGCCGGTATTTGCCCAGGATTTCCCCGATCATACCGGCAATGCCGTGAATGATTTTGCCAATGTTATACCGAGCCGGTATCAGGAGCAGATGGAATCAATTTGCCGTGAAGTTTATCAAAAAGCGGGTGTGGCAATTGTTGTCGTCACCATGGAATCCATCGGCATGAACGAGTATACTGATTATGCCGCTCGTCTTTACGAGCATTGGGGAATCGGCAGTTCTGATACAAATGAAGGGGCGCTTATTTTCAATGTGACAGATGTACGCAAAGTCCGGATTGAAGTCGGCTATGGCATGGAAGGTTATTTGAATGATGCGCGGGCCGGAGATATCTATCGGGAGATTATTCGTCCCCGCTTGGCAGAGGGACAGTATGGCCCTGGTTTTCTGGCGGGGGTTCAGACTATTGCCGCGCTTGTTGCCCAGGAACATAATATCACGGTAACGGGTGCGCAGAACGTCCAGCAAACAACATCCCGGTCAACCGGCCGCAAAGGAAGCCCGATCTGCTTTCTGATCGGATTGTTTGTTCTGTTTTCCATCTTTCGGCGCGGCGGCGGCGGTGGACTGCTGCCGCTGCTGCTGTTAGGCGGAATGATGGGACGCGGTACCGGTGGATTTGGCGGCGGCTTTGGCGGCGGTGGTGGTGGCAGTTTTGGCGGCGGCTTTGGCGGCTTTGGCGGTGGTATGAGCGGCGGCGGCGGCGCCGGCGGCGGATATTAA
- a CDS encoding nucleotidyltransferase domain-containing protein — protein MAKKPKSPKDIFAEFTDDIKQAFPEQVVAIHLYGSGAKGEYDPKHSDINFLVVLTDAGIQNIDQYMPLMKKWDKRGVAAPLFLTRNYIESSLDAFPIEFLNMQRYNHLVYGENVLEPLEIDPKDLRLKCEEQIKGKLLHLREEFLRTGGRKRLLKQLLDATVPAFSSIFTGLLHLKDVTPPARKKDTLLKSAQEFGLDESVFNKVIQVNALNPGKDELYQLCKHYIEEIRKLAKIVDKW, from the coding sequence ATGGCGAAAAAACCCAAATCGCCAAAAGACATATTTGCGGAATTTACTGATGATATCAAACAGGCGTTTCCTGAACAGGTTGTCGCTATTCATTTGTACGGTAGCGGCGCCAAAGGTGAATATGATCCGAAACACTCGGATATCAATTTTCTGGTGGTGTTGACCGATGCCGGTATTCAGAATATTGATCAGTATATGCCGTTAATGAAAAAATGGGACAAACGGGGCGTTGCGGCGCCTTTGTTTTTAACCCGGAACTATATCGAATCTTCTCTGGATGCATTTCCGATCGAGTTCTTAAATATGCAGAGATACAATCATCTGGTCTATGGTGAAAATGTTCTTGAACCTTTGGAAATTGATCCCAAAGACCTGCGTTTAAAATGCGAAGAACAGATCAAGGGCAAGTTGCTGCATCTGCGGGAAGAATTTTTGCGCACCGGCGGCAGAAAACGTCTGCTCAAGCAGCTGTTGGATGCCACTGTCCCTGCCTTTTCTTCAATTTTCACGGGGTTGCTGCATCTAAAAGATGTAACGCCTCCTGCCCGCAAGAAAGATACCTTGTTGAAATCGGCTCAGGAGTTTGGCCTGGACGAATCTGTGTTCAATAAAGTGATTCAGGTCAATGCCCTGAATCCCGGCAAAGATGAACTTTATCAACTCTGCAAACATTATATCGAAGAGATTAGAAAACTGGCAAAAATCGTGGACAAATGGTAG
- a CDS encoding LemA family protein produces MSRRIFIIVLVVILGIVLLSSFSSYNRFVALDEQVNSSWAQVENVLQRRMDLIPNLVQTVKGYANFEQETLTQVIQARAQATQTKVDAGQMTDNPQQMQKYLNAQNSLSSSLGRLMVVVERYPELKANQNFLRLQDELAGTENRIAVERRRYNEAVRAFNQKIRTFPSNIFAGLFGFEQRPYFEAPEEAQTVPQVDFGTD; encoded by the coding sequence ATGTCGAGAAGAATATTTATTATCGTACTGGTCGTGATCCTTGGTATCGTGCTGCTTTCATCGTTCTCATCCTATAATCGTTTCGTCGCATTGGATGAACAGGTGAACAGTTCATGGGCCCAGGTTGAAAATGTGTTACAACGTCGTATGGATTTGATTCCGAACCTGGTTCAAACGGTTAAAGGGTATGCCAACTTTGAACAGGAAACACTGACCCAGGTGATCCAGGCGCGCGCTCAGGCCACTCAGACCAAGGTGGATGCAGGACAAATGACAGATAATCCGCAGCAAATGCAAAAGTATCTGAACGCTCAAAATTCATTGTCCTCCTCACTGGGACGCCTGATGGTCGTGGTGGAGCGCTATCCGGAGCTCAAGGCCAACCAGAATTTCCTGCGTCTGCAGGATGAACTCGCCGGGACGGAAAACCGCATCGCAGTGGAACGCCGGCGCTACAATGAAGCGGTGCGGGCTTTTAATCAAAAAATCCGCACATTCCCGTCCAATATCTTTGCAGGGCTGTTCGGCTTTGAACAGCGTCCGTATTTCGAAGCGCCTGAAGAAGCGCAGACGGTCCCACAAGTTGATTTTGGAACGGACTGA